TTTTAATACAAGTCAACTACTTCATCATGGCATGATAGATAAGTTGCTTGACCTCTGGGCTTTAGTTTCTTTATGACAGAAAAGGGCTGAAAGACTTCCAGAATGTCTTCCAACCTTAATATCCTTGCGTTTACAATGACATAGTACAAGTACTGAATGTCTCATTCTTAAGAAAACATTCCTAGGGAATCATTAACAGCGAGGCATATtgttttttcgttttgtttttgcagttttataactttatttggcAATCAGTGATTAGTTCTGATGCACATTAACTGTTTGTAGATTTTTGAAAGTGGGGACAGGTACAAAGGTGACCAACCTATAGAGCTTGGTTGGCGACTCTTCATCCTCATGATGTTTTCTGGACAACCATACGCAGATATGGTATCGGACATTCCTTATTCCTTTGGCCCAGACAGCTTTGTTCAGCCTGGTGTCAATGCCTACATCTGGAGTTCCCATCTCCTTCAGGGCAAATTTCTGGATCTCCTTGAGTGCCTGAGGGGCACGCTTCTTGAAACCCACTCCATGGATGCGCTTGTGAATGTTGATTGTGTATTCTCTGGTCACTACCTCATTGATGGCAGAATGGTCCTCCTTCTTCTCACCACCCTTCTTTGCGGGAGCCATTATGCCTGGCCCAAGTTGGAAAAAAAGAGCGCGAGGTATTGTGGGAGAGGGAAGGTAGGTTTGCAAGTATAATTTCCAGGTCACCTGGACGAggcatattgttttttaaagataacttACTTTTAACAAGGAGTCTGTTTTCAATAGATATTCACTTACCATgtcttaaaaataggaaaatacacCACTAGACATTCAAGTTTATACAAGTTTCCATCTTGTATACCATTTTCTTCTTGACAGAAAAATTCTAATAATGCCATGGTGATAAtagttacataaaaataatacaagtgCAATGTCAACAATTCAGCATTACCAAGTTTTTCTGCAGGAACAAGGAATGGGCAGAATATCATtgtgaaaatgtttatttactaAATAACCTTGATAAATTGGATACTTTTCAAGGAACTCCTAGAGAACGAGAGACCAAACATACTTTTAACATGCTGAAACTTAAAAAGAGACAAACGCCTGCTTTTCCTTTCAGTGAAACAAGTTCTAATAAATGTACTATTCACCCACAAAATAACACTTTTATTTGGAATTCCCAGATGACTCAGCTTTATGCTGCATCAAATAATATGCCATATTTCTTCGACCCTGTTAATGATTAGGTTTTCCTTGAGAATatcacatttttaattctttttttaatgatatatattattgagatatttaaaaagagaaagtatgaactgctgtaaaaaaaaaaaaggaggaactcttaccatttgcaacagcatggatgagactagagaacattatgctaagcgaaataagccagtcagagaagataaatatcacatgatctcactcatttgtggaatataatgaacaacataaactgatgaacaaaaatagaaccagagacatagaagcatagaacagactgtacaacctttaagggaaggtggggggagggggtaagagatcaaccaaaggacttgtatgcatgcatatgagcataaccaatggacacagacagtaggagggatGAGGGCTTGTGCTTGAGGGAGCGGGTGTcaggagagaggtcaatggggggaaaaaggagactcatgtaatacttcaaacaataaagaatttaaaaaaaaagaaagttagaaAACTCTTCTTGAATAATAATTACTGAGCTGCATGGATTTTTCTGTTGgctttattacttatttatttatttttaacgagaaaatgatcaaatttaatacatacataatGTATGGGAACACCAgatacatgagagagtcagagacccacATGCAAGAGAAGTTCCTCTGTTGGCTTTTTATTTAAAGCACTGATTAAATATGCTGACAAAAATAATTGAACATATTTAGATGCCACAAGTTTATTCACTGAAATGCCATGAGTTTTAGTTTCTGGAACCAGTACTTCAATTTGAATTACTTTCACTGCTCTACTAACAACTTTGATCCCTAAGGACAACACTGGTAGCACTTACCGGTCTCTGTACTGACACAATACTATCATGTATCAGGGTTATGGTGATCATCTTATTCCTTCAACCACAGGGAATTACTGGAGGAGAGGAGCAGCTGTGACTTACTCAAGTATATTTCCTAGCACTGAGCCCATGGTGTTTAAACAGTAGGTTCTTCCTAAATCCTCATTGAATAAATAGAGCTCAAatgttcattatatatatatattatttatatgtcAATGTCTTCTTATATAGATCTATTTGTATGTCTCTAAgatgaaatttaattttcaaaaagcatttgattctgattagtgttttggtTATCTTACCTATTCAATCAGCAAACTCCTGGTCACCAAATTATCACAAAAAAAATTAGTTGCTCTATAAAATTGGGTTAGGTTAAATAGAGTAAAGCAAGCCAATGGAAATAAGGataagtggatttttaaaaagaaaaagaacttctCATCCCATTACAAGGTAAGTTCTAGACGTGTAGACTTGGCCTGACTTGTTTGCTGCTGTATCCCCGGCTTCTAGCAGTGTCTGGCGCAtagtaggccctcaataaatatttggtgaatgaatagATTGCTGATAAACCATATTATCCTACCTGCTTGTATATATTTAGTTCAGAACGTCAACAGAATTCATTTGTAGAGT
This DNA window, taken from Myotis daubentonii chromosome 10, mMyoDau2.1, whole genome shotgun sequence, encodes the following:
- the LOC132242940 gene encoding large ribosomal subunit protein eL31-like; its protein translation is MAPAKKGGEKKEDHSAINEVVTREYTINIHKRIHGVGFKKRAPQALKEIQKFALKEMGTPDVGIDTRLNKAVWAKGIRNVRYHICVWLSRKHHEDEESPTKLYRLVTFVPVPTFKNLQTVNVHQN